One Mycobacteriales bacterium genomic window, GATCGCGGTGCTGCTTCTGCTGTGGCAGGTGTACGCCGACCATCATCCGTACGTCTTGCCACGGTTGTCGAAGGTCGGCTCTCGGCTCCACCACGAGCCGACCCTGTTCGTGCGAAATGCGGTGACGACCCTCGAGGAAGCGGTCGTCGGCGGCGTGATCGGGATGGGCGCCGCATTCGCGCTCGCGGTGCTGATGTTCTACGTACGAGTCGTGGAGCGGGCGATCATGCCGATCGCGGTGGTTCTGAACGTCACCCCGCTCGTCGCGATCGCGCCGGCGCTCGTGGTGGCGCTCGGATTCGGGATGACGCCGAAGTTCGTCATCGCGGCCCTGCTGGTGTTCTTCCCGTTCCTCGTCAACGTGCTCGCCGGGCTGCGCGACGTCGACCCGCAGGTGCTCGACGTCGCGGCCACGCTCGATGCGACCCGGACCGAGGTGCTCTGGCGGATCCGCCTGCCGAGTAGCCTGCCGTACCTGTTTGCGGCTGCGCGAATCTGCCTGCCGCTGAGTCTGGTCGGCGCGGTGGTCGCCGAGTTCGTAGCAGCGGGGGAGGCGAAAGGCTTGGGCACCCTGGTCGTCACCGCTGCGTCGCTCGGTGACCTCGGGACCCTCTACGCCGCCGTTGTGGTCCTCGCGGCGCTGGGGGTGGCGCTGTTCCTCGTGGTCGTCATCACCGAGCGGCTGACTCTTCGCCGGCAGGGCCGCAGGGTCGTGGGAGGTCGTGCGTGATGCGCACCAAAGTGGCGTCGCTCGCCTGCGCCGGACTGGCCGCGGTCGGGGCCCTGGCCGGCTGTAGCGGCGGCTCAACGTCGGGCACGGCCAGCCACGGCCTGGTCAGCGCGGCCCGGTGCGCGGCGAACCGCGACGCCGGCACGATCACCTACGTCTCGCCCTTCGGCTTCGACGCGTCGGCAGGGATCATCGAGGTGTTCGCGGCGGACAAGCTCGGCTACTTCGCCGATCTTTGCCTGAAGGTGCGCTTCGTCACGAGCGCGCAGAACTCGGCGGAGCTGGTGTCGGCGGGGACGGCGACGACCACGAGCACGGGTTCCGCGGCGGACTTCCTGGTCCTTGCCTCCAACGGGTCTCACGTCACGGCCGTGGCGACGTACGGCGACACGTCGGACTACTGCATCATCACCAAGCCCCAGTTCACGACGCTCACTGACCTCGAGGGCCACACGCTCGGCTACCACTTCGTCGAAGAGGCACCTGACCTCGAGATGCTGCGGGCGGCGGGCGTCGACCTGGATCGGGTGAAGCTGGTCAACACCCCCGACTTCGACCCGAACCAGATCGTGCAAGGCCGGCTCGACTCCGTCGGCTGCTACCAGTCGAACGAGCCCCTCACGCTGCGCGCGGAGCATGCGAAGTTCAACGAGTTCACCCCGGCCGAGTTCGGAGTGAAGGGCACCTACAACGTGGTGTTCTTCAACACGGGCTTCCTCGCGGCGCATCCCGCTGCGGTTGCCGACTTCATGCGTGCCGATCTGCACGCCTTCGACTATTGCGAGACCCACCAGGCGTCGTGTGTCGCGATCGAGCAGGGGTACGCGGCTAGTGCCGGGGCCGAGTTCTCGGTCAGTCACGAGCGCGCCGTCTGGCGGCTCGAGGCCGCGCTGTCGCGACGCCACACGTTGCCCGGGCGCGGAATAGGTGTGCAGAGCGCCACCGAATGGGCGCCGGAGGCCGCTGAGGTGACGAGATTCGGCTTGGCCAAGTCCGTCCCGCCGCTGTCAGAGGTGGAGAACACCGCGATCGTCGCGTCGCTGTACCGCGGCAGCAGGCTGGTTTGGCCGTAAGGCGCCGGAGCGCCGCTCACTAGAATCACGCCGAGCTGAAGATGTCCGGACCCAACTCCCAGTACGACCCCAAGGAAGTGGCTGCGCTGTCCGACGACGAACTGTCGAGCGCCGTCCAAGCCGCCCTAGGTGCGTTCTCGGCCGCGTCGGACCTCGACGCCCTCGCGGCCGCACACGCGGCGCATCTCGGACCACGCTCCGACGTAGCGCTCGCGCGCCGCGAGCTGGGTGCGCTGCCGCCCCAGGCCCGCGCCGACGCCGGCCGGCGGGTCAACGAGGCGCTGGCGGCGATCACGGCGGCCTACGACGAGCGCCACGACCTGCTCGAACGCGATCGTGACGAGCGCGTGCTGATCGAGGAGGCGGTCGACGTCACCCTGCCGTCGGAGCGCCGATTCCGGGGCGGTCGCCACCCGCTCACCGTGATTCAGGAGCGCGTGGCCGACGTCTTCGTCGCGATGGGCTGGGAGATCGCCGAAGGGCCTGAGGTCGAGGCTGCCTGGTACAACTTCGACGCGCTCAACATCCCGCCCGCACACCCGGCGCGCGAGACGCAGGACACGTTGTGGATCGACCCGCCGGAAGCGGGTGTGCTCCTTCGTACCCAGACCTCTCCGGTCCAGATCCGGGCGCTTCTCGCCCGTGGGGCGCCCTGCTACGTCGCAGTGCCTGGTCGGGTGTACCGCCAGGAGGCGCTCGACGCCACACATAGTGCGGTCTTTCACCAGCTCGAGGGGCTCGCGGTCGACGAGGGCCTCACGATGGGGGACCTGCGCGGCACCCTCGACGCGCTCGCGCGCGCGATGTTCGGTGCGCAGGCGCGGACTCGGCTGCGGCCCGACCACTATCCCTTCACCGAGCCGTCGGCGGACGTGGACCTGCAGTGCTGGGTGTGTCACGGGACCTCGACCGAGCCCGGCGCTGCGCGCTGTCACACCTGCCGTTCCGAAGGTTGGGTCGAGTGGGGCGGCAGCGGCATGGTGCATCCGTCCGTGCTCGCGTCGGCCGGCGTCGACCCGAAGCGCTTCACCGGTTTCGCCTTCGGGATGGGTCTCGAGCGCACACTGATGTCGCGCCACGACATGAAGGACATCCGCGACCTCGTCGAAGGCGACGTACGTGTCACCGCCGCGTTGGGGCGTGAGAGCTGATGCTCGCCCCTCTGTCCTGGCTGCGTGAGTACGTCGAGCTCCCCGCCGACGTCACGGCGCGTGTGGTCGCGGAACGGCTCACCGCGGCAGGGCTGCAAGTGGAGCGAATCGAACGCCAAGGCGAGGGCATCGACGGCGTGGTTGCGGCGAAGGTCCTCGCGATCGAGGAGCTGGCCGGATTCAAGAAGCCGATCCGGTGGGTGACCCTGTCCGACGGCGCCGACCAGCGGCAGGTGATCTGCGGTGCGACGAACTTCGCGGTGGGCGACGTCATTGCCTACGCCCGGCCGCCCGCGACACTGCCGGGTGACTTCCGGATCGAGGCACGAGAGGCGTACGGGCACCTCTCGGACGGGATGATCTGCTCGGGCCGCGAGCTCGCCATCTCGGACGACCACAGCGGCATCCTGATCCTGTCGCCGGACGTCGAGCTCGGCAGCGACGTCGTCGACTCACTCGGCCTGCGCGAGGACATCCTCGACATCTCGATCAACCCGGACCGTGGATACGCCCTGTCGATCCGCGGTGTCGCCCGTGAGGTGGCGATCGCCTACGACACCGCCTTTCGCGATCCCGCCGCGTCGACGTTGCCGAGTCCGAGCGGCCCCGGGCATCAGGTGCGGCTCGAGGACGCCGGCTGTGACCGCTACCTCGCGGTCGCCCTCGCCGATCTCGACCCGACGGTCGACTCGCCCGCGTGGTTGCAACGCAGGCTCGTGCAGGGCGGGATGCGGCCGATCTCCCTGATGGTCGACGTCACCAACTACGTCATGCTCGCGGTCGGGCAGCCCACCCACGCCTTCGACCGGGCCTCCCTCAGGGGAGCGATCGTGGTGCGGCGTGCCATGGCGGGCGAGCGGTTGCGCACCCTCGACGACGTCGATCGAGACCTCGATCCGCGCGACCTCGTGATCGCCGACGACAGCGGTCCGATCGCGCTTGCGGGGGTGATGGGCGGCGCCGCGACCGAGATCACCGGCTCGACGCGTGACGTCCTGCTGGAATCCGCCCACTTCGAGCCGACGACGGTGGCCTACACCGCGCGCCGCCACCGGCTGGGCTCGGAGGCGTCCCGCCGCTTCGAGCGCGGAGTCGACCAGGAGCTGGCGCCGGCTGCTGCGGAGCTCGCCGTCTCGCTGCTTGTCGAGCTCGGCGCCGCTCGTCGTACCGGCGAGGTGACCGACGTCGACGACCGCACGCCGGCTGAGGTGATCACGATCGACGCCGCGCTGCCGAGTCGCATCGCGGGCGTCGTCTACCCGACCGAGACCGTCGTGCGACGCCTCTCACAGATCGGTTGCGAGGTGGCGGAACGTGACGGCGGGGAGCTGACCGTGCGTCCGCCGTCGTGGCGGCCGGACCTTCGCCTCGACGTCGACCTGGTCGAGGAGGTAGTCCGCCTCGAGGGCTACGCGGGCCTGCCATCGACCCTGCCACGGGCGACCGCCGGCAGCGGGCTGACCCACGCGCAGCGGTTGCGGCGCGTGATCGGGCGCGCAATGGCCGGCGCCGGTTACACCGAGGTGTTGTGCTCGCCGTTCGTCGGCCCGGAGACCGCTGCCGCCCTCATGCTCGAGCCTGGCGACGGCCGCATTCCGTCGGTGCGGATCGCGAACCCGGTCTCCGACGCGGAGCCGTTCCTGCGGGCGAGCCTGCTGCCGGGGCTGTTCGCCGCGGTCGCCCGGAACGTGGGGCGTGGCATGCACGACGTCGCGTTGTTCGAGACCGGGCCGGTGTTCCGCAACCGAGATGCGGGCGCTGCGCCGGTCCTCCCGGCGGCGGTTCGGCCGAGCGATGACGACCTCGCTGCTCTCGACGCCGCGCTTCCGGACCAGCCCGGCCGCATCGCCGCGGTGCTCGCGGGACAACGTGACCCGGGGGGCTGGTGGGGACCGGGCCGCGCGGCTGCCTGGTCCGATGCGATCGACGTGGCTCGGCTGCTCGGTGACGAGCTCGGTTTCCCCGTCACCGTCGCCGATGACCGCCACGCGCCGTTCCACCCGGGGCGCTGCGCCTCGCTGTCGGTCGACGGCACGCTGATCGGTCACGGCGGTGAGCTGCACCCGCGGGTGATCGAGGCGTTCGGGCTTCCTGCCCGTGCGGTCGCGGTGGAGCTGTCCCTCGACGCGCTGCTCGACGCAGCACTGCCGGTGCAGGCGGCCCCGGTGGTCTCTGCCTACCCCGCGGCCACGATCGATGTCGCGGTCACCGTCGCCGAGACCGTCGCCGCTGCCGACCTCGAGCAGGCGTTGCGAGACGGGGCGGGTGAGCTTCTCGAAGCGATCCGGCTCTTCGACGTCTACCAGGGCGTCCAAGTCGGCGCGGGCCGCAAATCGATGGCCTTCGCGCTGCGGCTGCGTGCCGCCGACCGCACGCTGGCCGCGGAGGAGGTGGCGGCAGCACGCGACCGAGCCGTCGCGGCGGCCGCAGACCGTTTCGGTGCGGAGCTTCGTAGCTGACCTGCGTCGCATATCCACTCGCCTACCTGGATGGCAATGCAGTAGCCTCGGAAAACCAGCGTCGGTGCGACGCGAGAGTCGGAGGGTAGGGCCGGGACGTGGGTGTGCAGGCCGCTGTCGTCGGCGCGAGCGGGTACGCCGGCGGCGAGCTGTTGCGGTTGCTCGACGCCCACCCGAGCTTCGAAGTGGGAGCACTCGTCGCGGGAGGCAACGCCGGGCGGCGCCTCGGCGAGCTCCATCCGCAGCTCGTCACACTTGCTGAGCGCGTGCTGGTCGACGCGAGCGCGCCGGAGCTCCGCGAGGCCGACCTCGTCTTCCTTGCCCTGCCACATGGCGCGACGGGCCCGGTCGTCGCTGCGCTGTCCCCGGACACCTACATCGTGGACATCGGCGCCGACTATCGGCTGGCCGACGCCGCCGACTGGCGGCGCTGGTACGGCGGTGACCATCCGGGCACCTGGACGTACGGGCTTCCGGAGCTGCCAGGGGCGAGAGACGCGATCTCCGGCAAGCTGCGGGTCGCGAACCCGGGCTGCTACGCAACGGCCGTACAGCTGGGGCTGGCACCGCTGATCGCGGCGGAGCTGGTGGAGCCGGTCGACCTCGTCGTGGTCGCCGGCAGCGGCACGAGTGGCGCCGGACGCAGTCCGGTCGTCGAGCAGCTTGCGACCGAGGTGATGGGGGACCTGTCCGCCTACAAAGTCGGCGGCGCGCATCGCCACATCGCCGAGATCAGGCAGTCGTTGCGCGCGATCGCAGGCAGCGAGGTCAGCCTCTCCTTCACCCCGATGCTCGTCCCGATGCCGCGCGGCATCCTGGCCACCTGCACCGCCCGGCTGAGGCCAGGGGTGGGTGAGGCGCAGCTGCGGGCAGCGTTTGCCTGCTACGACGGGGAGCCGTTCGTCACGCTGCTGCCCGAAGGACAGCTCCCGCACACGGGTGCCACGTCGGGTTCGAACAGCGCACACCTTCAGGTGGCCGCCGACACCGATGCTGGGCGGGCCGTCGTGCTCGTCGCGCTCGACAACCTCGGAAAAGGCGCCGCAGGTCAGGCGATTCAGAACGCCAACCTGATGCTCGGCCTGCCGGAGACGACGGGCTTGCCGGTGAACGGCGTGGCGCCGTGAGCGTCACCGCACCGAAGGGATTCCGGGCTGCCGGGGTGTTGTGCGGGCTGAAGGACAGCGGGCGCGACCTGGCGCTGGTGGTCAACGACGGACCGCAGTCTGCTGCGGCCGGCGTCGTCACAGCGAACCGGGTCAAGGCCGCCCCGGTCATCTGGACCCAGCAGGTCCTCGTGGGCGGCGAGGTCAAGGCGGTCGTCCTGAACTCGAAGTACGCCAACGCGTGCACCGGTCCGGCCGGCTTCCAGATCTCGCACTCGACCGCAGAGGCGGTTGCCGAGGCGTTGGGGGTTGGCGCGGGTGAGATCGCGGTGTGCTCCACCGGCAAGATCGGCGAGCCGCCGCCGCTGGACACGTTGCGCGGCGGTGTCGCCGCGGCCGTTGCGGCGTTGAGCGCCGACGGCGGCCACGACGCGGCGGACGCGATTCGCACCACCGACACGGTCACGAAGGAGGCGACCTCGTCCGGCGAGGGGTGGTCGGTGGGCGGCATGGCGAAAGGCGCCGGCATGCTCGCCCCCGCGCTCGCGACCATGCTGTGCGTCGTCACGACCGATGCGGTGGCCGATCCCGAGACCCTGGAACGGTCGCTGCGCAGGGCGACCGCACTGACCTTCGATCGCATCGACTCCGACGGCTGCATGTCGACGAACGACACGGTTCTGCTTCTCGCCAGCGGCGCTTCGGGTGTCGCGCCGAGCCAGGGCGCCCTCGACGCCGCAGTGTTCGAGGTGTGCTCGTCGTTGGCGCGTCAACTCATCGCGGACGCTGAAGGCGCCAGCAAGGACATCGAGGTCGAGGTCCGTGGGGCGGCGAGCGAGGCAGATGCCCTCGAGGTGGCGCGAGCGGTCTCGCGTAGCAACCTGCTCAAGTGCGCGTTGCACGGCGAGGACCCCAACTGGGGCCGGATCCTCGCTGCGGTGGGCACGACCGACGCGGCCTACGACGAGCTGACTCTCGACGCGGCGATCAACGGCGTCTGGGTCTGCCGGGACAGCGCGCCGGGTGCGGATCCGGCGACGGTCGACATGAGCGGGCGGGAGATCTCGATCGTGGTGGATCTGAAGGCCGGTAGCGAGTCCGCGACGGTCTGGACCAGTGACCTCACCGCTGAATACGTCCACGAGAACTCGGCGTACTCGACATGAAGTCGCAACGGAGGTCCTTGCTTCGCTCACCGCTTTGCGGGGGCGGCGAATGAACCGCAAGATCGACCTCCAGTCGCGCGCGGCAGCCCTGGTCGAAGCGCTGCCGTGGCTGGAGCAGTTCCACGGCAAGACCGTGGTGGTGAAGTACGGCGGGCACGCGATGACCGACCAGCCGCTGCGGGAGGCCTTTGCGCAGGACGTCGTGTTCCTGCGCTACGCCGGCGTCCGGGTGGTCGTCGTGCACGGCGGCGGCCCGCAGATCAACGCCCACCTCGACCGGCTCGGCATCGAGCAGAAGTTCGCCGGTGGGTTGCGGGTGACGACGCCGGAGACGATGGACGTCGTCCGCATGGTGCTGGTCGGCCAGGTGCAGCGCGAGATCGTCGGCCTGCTCAACGCGCACGGCCCGTTCGCGGTCGGCTTGTCCGGCGAGGACGCGCGGCTGATGACCGCGTCGCGGCGGCCGGGCATCGTCGAGGGCGAAGAGGTCGACATCGGGTTGGTCGGTGACGTCGACTACGTGGACGCGGGCGTGCTCGAAGGGCTGCTGACGGACGGCCGGATCCCGGTTGTGGCCAGTGTCTGCCGTGGTGCGAACGGAGAGGTCTACAACGTCAACGCCGACACGGCGTCAGCGGCCGTTGCCGTCGCGGTCAGTGCCCAGAAGCTCGTCGTCCTCACCGACGTCGAGGGGCTCTACGCCGACTGGCCGAACAGCAGCGAGGTCATCAGCAGTCTGCGGGCCGATGAGCTCGCGACGATGCTGCCCACCTTGTCCGAGGGAATGATTCCGAAGATGGAGGCGTGCCTTCGCGCGGTGCGGGGTGGCGTCGCAGCGGCTCATGTCCTCGACGGGCGCGTGCCGCACGCGCTCCTCCTCGAGCTCCTGACCGACTCCGGGGTCGGCACGATGGTGACTGCGTGATGACGGGCAACGCCGAGTTCCGGCAGCGCTGGGACGCCGTCATGATGCGCAACTACGGTTCGCCGCACCTTGCCCTCGTCAGCGGCTCAGGTACGACGGTGACCGACGCGGACGGGCGGGAATACCTCGACCTGATTGCCGGCATCGCCGTCTCCTCGCTCGGCCACGCCCATCCTGCGGTCGTCAAGGCCGTGACCGACCAGGTCTCCACGCTGGCGCACACCTCCAACCTCTTCATCAACCCGCCTGCGCTTGCACTCGCCGAACGGCTCGCCGCGCTGATCGGCGTACCCGGCGTCAGGGTCTTCCTCAGCAATGACGGCGCCACTGCCAACGAGGCGGCGATCAAGACCGCGCTGCGCGCCCGGCCCGGCCGGCGCAGGTTCGTGGCCGCCGAGTCGTCCTTCCACGGCCGCACGCTCGGGGCGCTCGCTCTGACCGGGAAGGCCGCGATTCGCGAGCCGTTCGGCCCGTTCGGCATCGACGTGGACTTCGTGCCGTACGGCGACGCCGCCGCGCTGTCGGCCGCCGTGGACGAGCGCACCGCGGCGGTCTTCCTCGAGCCGACGCTGGGCGAAGCAGGCGTGATCCCGCCGCCCGACGGTTATCTCCGGCAGGCCCGCGCGGCCTGCGACGCCGCCGGCGCCCTGCTGGCGGTTGACGAGGTGCAGGGCGGCATCGGCCGGACCGGCAAGTGGTTCGCGCATCAGCACGAAGGCATCGTTCCCGACCTCGTGACCGTGGCGAAGGGCCTCGGCGGCGGACTGCCGGTCGGCGCGTGTCTGGGCACCGGCGAGGCAGCCGAGGCGCTGCAGCGCGGTGATCACGGGTCGACGTTCGGTGGCAACCCCGTCTCCTGCGCCGCGGCGCTCGCCGTCATCGACGTCATCGCCGACAACGGGCTGCTCGAGCAGGTCGAGACGGTCGGCAAGCAGTGGAAGGCCGAGCTCGCCGGGTGCGCCGGCGAGTTGCTCACCGGCGTGCGCGGCCGCGGTCTGTGGCTGGGTCTGGAGACCAGCGGTGGCGCCTCGGCCATCGAGGCGGCGGCACGCGACGCCGGCTTCCTGGTCAACGCGACGGGACCGGACGCCGTCCGGCTCGCGCCACCGTTGATCCTGACCGCTGCCGAGGCCGCATCGTTCACGGCCGCGTTGCCGGCCATCCTCGACGCGGCGGGCAAAGTGATGGGGGAGACCGCATGACCGCGACACAGATCCTGGTGGTCGAGGACGATCCCAGCGTCCGCGGTTTGCTCGAGTCGCTGTTGCAGGGCGAGGGCTACGCCGTCACGACGGCATCGGACGGCATCGGGGGGCTGGTGAAGGTCGCCGCGAACCGCCCCGCGCTGGTGCTGCTGGACGTGATGATGCCGGACCTCGGCGGGATCCGCGTGCTCGAAGAGCTCCAGGCCGACCCGGCAACCGCAGACCTCCCGGTGCTGATCGTCACGGGCAAGCTCGACGCCGTACCGGCGCTGGCCGCCATGATCGGCGCGGACAACGTGATCCCGAAGCCGTTCGCGGTTGCGCAACTGCTGGCTCGAATCGCGGAGGTCACGGGTGGGCCCGTGACCCGGCCGGAGGTGAAGTGATGGCAGGCCTTCGGCACTTCCTCATCGACGACGACCTGACGGCCGACGAGCAGCTCGCGGTGCTCGACACGGCTGCCCGGATGAAGGCGGATCGCTGCGCGGAGCAACCACTTGCCGGGCCGCGGTCGGTGGCGGTGATCTTCGAGAAGCCTTCGACCCGGACCCGGTTGTCGTTCGAGGTGGGTATCGCCGAGCTCGGTGGCCACCCGGTGGTCATCGACTCCCGGAGCACTCAGCTCGGCCGTGGCGAGACGATCGAAGACACCGCTCGGGTGCTGTCTCGCTACGTCGACGCGATCGTCATCAGGACGTTCGGGCAGGACCGCATCGAGGCGCTCGCGGCGGCTGCGTCGGTGCCGGTCGTGAACGCGCTCACGGACTTGGCTCATCCCTGCCAGGTGCTCGCCGACCTGCAGACGGTCCGCGAGCACAAAGGCGGTCTGTCGGGAGTGACGCTCGCCTATCTCGGCGATGGCAACAACATGGCGCACTCGCTGCTGCTCGGCGGCGCGATGGCGGGGATGCACGTGCGTACCGGCTGTCCCGACGGCTACCTGCCTGATCCCGGGATCGTCTCCCGCGCCGAGCTCCTGGCGAAGGCGAGCGGTGGGAGCGTCAGCGTGCTCACGGACCCGGTCGCGGCGGCGACCGGCGCAGACGTCCTCTACACCGACGTCTGGGCGTCGATGGGTCAGGAGGACGACGCGGCCAATCGCCTCGAGGCCTTCGCGCCGTACACGCTGGATGCCGCGAAGCTCGCCGCAGCGGCCGACGACGCCGTGGTCATGCACTGCCTTCCGGCGCATCGCGGCGAGGAGATCTCGGCGGAGGTCATGGACGGCCCGGCGAGCATCGTGTTCGACCAAGCGGAGAACCGGCTGCACGCGCAGAAGGCGTTGCTGGCCTTCCTGATCGGGAACGGGGTGCCGCGATGACGACGGCGAGACCCCGCGAGCAGGCCAGCCCGCACACCAAGATCGCCCGGCAGTCCCGGATCGCAGCGGTGCTGCGTGCGCATGAGGTGCGCTCGCAGACCGAGCTTGCGCGGCTGCTGGCCGACGAAGGCCTGGTCGTCACGCAGGCGACGTTGTCGCGCGACCTGGACGAGCTCGGCGCCGCGAAGCTGAGACACCCGGCGGGCGGCACGGTGTACTCGCTGGGCGATGAGGCCCCCGGACCGGTGCTTCGCGCTCTTTCAGACGCGAAGGACGGCCGGGTGTCGCGGCTGGCGGCAGAGCTGCTGGTCTCGGCGGAGGCCAGCGCCAATCTCGTGGTGGCGCGCACACCCCCCGGCGGGGCGCACCTGCTCGCGTCGGCGATCGACCGCGCGGCGATGCCGGACGTGCTCGGCACGGTGGCAGGAGACGACACCGTGCTGCTCATCGCCCGCGACCCTCGCGGCGGTCAGAAGCTCGCCGAGCGGCTGCGCCGGATGGCCGGAGAGTGAAGACTTGATGTTCGACACGACACCTGACAGGAGCTCACCCAGATGACCGACCGCGTCGTACTCGCCTATTCCGGCGGCCTCGACACCTCCGTGGCCATCGGCTGGATCGCCGCCGAGACCGGTGCCGAGGTGATCGCCGTCGCCGCGGACGTCGGACAGGGGGGCGAGGACCTCGACGTCATCCGGCAGCGCGCCCTGGCATGCGGCGCGGTCGAGGCCGTCGTCGTCGACGCTCGCAGCGAGTTCGCCGAGGAGTACTGCCTGCCCGCGCTGAGGGCGAACGCCCTCTACATGGACCGCTACCCGCTGGTCTCGGCGCTGTCGCGGCCGGTGATCGTCAAGCACATGGTCGACGCTGCGCGCAAGCACGGCGCCAACATCATCAGCCACGGCTGCACCGGCAAGGGGAACGACCAGGTCCGCTTCGAGGTCGGCATCGCCGCGCTCGCGCCCGACCTGAAGGTCACGGCTCCGGTGCGCGACTCCGGCATGACGCGCGACAAGGCGATCGCGTTCGCCGAGGAGCAGAACCTGCCCATCGACGTGACAAAGAAGTCGCCGTACTCGATCGACCAGAATGTCTGGGGTCGTGCCGTCGAAACCGGCTTCCTGGAGGACGTCTGGAACGCGCCCATCGAGGACGTGTACTCCTACACCGCCGACCCCTCGGTCGCTCGCGAGGCGGATGAGGTCGTGATCACCTTCGTCGACGGCGCACCGACCGCGATCGACGGCCAGCCAGTGACGATGCTCGAGGCCATCGAGCAGCTCAACAAGCGCGCCGGCGGCCAGGGCGTCGGTCGGCTCGACATGGTCGAGGACCGCCTCGTCGGGATCAAGAGCCGCGAGGTCTATGAAGCTCCTGGCGCGCTGGCGTTGATCGAGGCCCACAAGCACCTCGAGGACCTGACGATGGAGAAGGAGACCGCGCGCTTCAAGAAGTCGGTGGAGCGGCGCTGGACGGAGCTGGTGTACGACGGGCTGTGGTTCTCCCCGTTGCGGCGCTCACTCGACGCCTACATCGATGAGGCGTCCAAGCACGTCAGCGGCGACATCCGGATGGTGCTGCACGGCGGCCGCGCGGTCGTGACCGGCCGCCGCAGCCAGGCTTCGCTCTACGACTACAACCTGGCGACCTACGACGCGGAGGACACCTTCGACCAGCGCTTGGCGAAGGGTTTCGTCGAGCTGTGGGGCCTGCCGACCAAGATCGCGGCACAACGCGATCAGCGGCTGGCGACGCCGGGCGACCAGCGGCTTGGCTGACGTGTCGGAGACCTCTCCGCCCACCCGGCTGTGGGGCGGGCGTTTCGCCGGAGGCCCGGCGGAGGCGCTCGCTCGGCTGTCGATGAGCGTGCACTTCGACTGGCGGCTCGCGCCCTACGACCTGCTCGCTTCGCGCGCCCACGCCCGGGTGCTGCACCGCGCCGGCCTGCTCGACGACGCCGAGTGCAGCCGGCTGCTCACCGCGCTCGACGACCTGGATCGCGACGCGCGAGACGGGACGTTCAAGCCCGGCGCGGAGGACGAGGACGTGCACACCGCGCTGGAGCGAGGGCTGCTCGAGCGGGTCGGTTCGCTGGGCGGCAAGCTGCGGGCCGGACGCAGCCGCAACGACCAGATCGCGACCGACCTTCGGCTGTACCTGCGTGACCACGTGCGGCAGATCGTGGGACGCATCGCCGAGCTGGAGCTGGCGTTGATGGCGCAAGCCGAGCTGACGCTCGAGGCGCCGGCGCCCGGCCTGACACACATGCAGCACGCCCAGCCGATCGTCTTCGCGCATCAGCTGCTCGCGCACGTGCAGGCCTTCGCCCGTGATGTCTCCCGGCTCGAGGACTGGGACATCCGGACGTCGGTCAGCCCGCTCGGCTCGGGCGCGCTGGCCGGATCCTCGCTGCCGCTGGAT contains:
- the argC gene encoding N-acetyl-gamma-glutamyl-phosphate reductase codes for the protein MGVQAAVVGASGYAGGELLRLLDAHPSFEVGALVAGGNAGRRLGELHPQLVTLAERVLVDASAPELREADLVFLALPHGATGPVVAALSPDTYIVDIGADYRLADAADWRRWYGGDHPGTWTYGLPELPGARDAISGKLRVANPGCYATAVQLGLAPLIAAELVEPVDLVVVAGSGTSGAGRSPVVEQLATEVMGDLSAYKVGGAHRHIAEIRQSLRAIAGSEVSLSFTPMLVPMPRGILATCTARLRPGVGEAQLRAAFACYDGEPFVTLLPEGQLPHTGATSGSNSAHLQVAADTDAGRAVVLVALDNLGKGAAGQAIQNANLMLGLPETTGLPVNGVAP
- the pheS gene encoding phenylalanine--tRNA ligase subunit alpha, producing the protein MSGPNSQYDPKEVAALSDDELSSAVQAALGAFSAASDLDALAAAHAAHLGPRSDVALARRELGALPPQARADAGRRVNEALAAITAAYDERHDLLERDRDERVLIEEAVDVTLPSERRFRGGRHPLTVIQERVADVFVAMGWEIAEGPEVEAAWYNFDALNIPPAHPARETQDTLWIDPPEAGVLLRTQTSPVQIRALLARGAPCYVAVPGRVYRQEALDATHSAVFHQLEGLAVDEGLTMGDLRGTLDALARAMFGAQARTRLRPDHYPFTEPSADVDLQCWVCHGTSTEPGAARCHTCRSEGWVEWGGSGMVHPSVLASAGVDPKRFTGFAFGMGLERTLMSRHDMKDIRDLVEGDVRVTAALGRES
- a CDS encoding ABC transporter permease → MRKLRLSAWLPAVVAIAVLLLLWQVYADHHPYVLPRLSKVGSRLHHEPTLFVRNAVTTLEEAVVGGVIGMGAAFALAVLMFYVRVVERAIMPIAVVLNVTPLVAIAPALVVALGFGMTPKFVIAALLVFFPFLVNVLAGLRDVDPQVLDVAATLDATRTEVLWRIRLPSSLPYLFAAARICLPLSLVGAVVAEFVAAGEAKGLGTLVVTAASLGDLGTLYAAVVVLAALGVALFLVVVITERLTLRRQGRRVVGGRA
- a CDS encoding ABC transporter substrate-binding protein; protein product: MRTKVASLACAGLAAVGALAGCSGGSTSGTASHGLVSAARCAANRDAGTITYVSPFGFDASAGIIEVFAADKLGYFADLCLKVRFVTSAQNSAELVSAGTATTTSTGSAADFLVLASNGSHVTAVATYGDTSDYCIITKPQFTTLTDLEGHTLGYHFVEEAPDLEMLRAAGVDLDRVKLVNTPDFDPNQIVQGRLDSVGCYQSNEPLTLRAEHAKFNEFTPAEFGVKGTYNVVFFNTGFLAAHPAAVADFMRADLHAFDYCETHQASCVAIEQGYAASAGAEFSVSHERAVWRLEAALSRRHTLPGRGIGVQSATEWAPEAAEVTRFGLAKSVPPLSEVENTAIVASLYRGSRLVWP
- the pheT gene encoding phenylalanine--tRNA ligase subunit beta yields the protein MLAPLSWLREYVELPADVTARVVAERLTAAGLQVERIERQGEGIDGVVAAKVLAIEELAGFKKPIRWVTLSDGADQRQVICGATNFAVGDVIAYARPPATLPGDFRIEAREAYGHLSDGMICSGRELAISDDHSGILILSPDVELGSDVVDSLGLREDILDISINPDRGYALSIRGVAREVAIAYDTAFRDPAASTLPSPSGPGHQVRLEDAGCDRYLAVALADLDPTVDSPAWLQRRLVQGGMRPISLMVDVTNYVMLAVGQPTHAFDRASLRGAIVVRRAMAGERLRTLDDVDRDLDPRDLVIADDSGPIALAGVMGGAATEITGSTRDVLLESAHFEPTTVAYTARRHRLGSEASRRFERGVDQELAPAAAELAVSLLVELGAARRTGEVTDVDDRTPAEVITIDAALPSRIAGVVYPTETVVRRLSQIGCEVAERDGGELTVRPPSWRPDLRLDVDLVEEVVRLEGYAGLPSTLPRATAGSGLTHAQRLRRVIGRAMAGAGYTEVLCSPFVGPETAAALMLEPGDGRIPSVRIANPVSDAEPFLRASLLPGLFAAVARNVGRGMHDVALFETGPVFRNRDAGAAPVLPAAVRPSDDDLAALDAALPDQPGRIAAVLAGQRDPGGWWGPGRAAAWSDAIDVARLLGDELGFPVTVADDRHAPFHPGRCASLSVDGTLIGHGGELHPRVIEAFGLPARAVAVELSLDALLDAALPVQAAPVVSAYPAATIDVAVTVAETVAAADLEQALRDGAGELLEAIRLFDVYQGVQVGAGRKSMAFALRLRAADRTLAAEEVAAARDRAVAAAADRFGAELRS